One Nicotiana tomentosiformis chromosome 1, ASM39032v3, whole genome shotgun sequence genomic window, ttttcaaaaatttgcaAAATGCATCTTcgagtgaaaattggaaattttatgaacaaacgctgatttcgaaaaaaagtgaagtttttttggaaaaaagggaaaaatttcttatgtccaaacgggctctaagacTCTTCAAAGATGTGAAATGACTGACCTTTTTTTTTATATCAGTAAACAAGAGATATTGTTAATAGAAATAAAACCAGACACCAAGAAAGGCGATTGGTATGTACAAGAGTGGGCAGTAACGcccaaaaacaaaagaaagaaatagCCTCTATACCAAAGATCCTACTCCTGAAAAGAGCTAATGAAATCTATCATCCTGTCTATTTCATATACGTCCTGATAATTGCACCAAAAGGCTAGCATACGCAAGCATCTATGTTTCATCTCCTGTACAGTGATTGCTTTGCCCTCAGAATGCCTAGAGTTCCTTTCTTTCTAGAGTATCCAACATATAAAACCTGGGATAGTTTTCCAGATTTCCTTCAGAGACTTATTTCTTCCTTTGAGACCCCAACCAAGCAATAGATCCTTCAGAGGGTTTGGCATGACCCATCTCAACTCGAACATGCTAAGGGACAGATCCCATAGTTGTTTAACAATCCAGCAGTGCAAAATTTCCATTCTCTTCTACCTTATTGCGAAGGTAGCATCTGTTACACATTGCAAAACCTCTTCGTTGGAGATTGGACTGTGTTAGACAGGCATGCTGCTTTGTGAGGTGCTTTTGATTTCGATATATTTCGACGGCGGTGCTTGAAAGTCATTGCCTCCTCTGTTCAACCAAGTGTAGCAAGATTTAACAGAGAAAAGTCTTTGACTTTGTCCCTTCCAATAGATAGAATCGCTCAATTGGGTAATGTATGCTTCTAAAATTCAACTTTCCtaatatttttcctttaatttggtcTCTGGTGAACTGCATCTTCATTTGTTTTGGCAAATGTTTATGAGGTTGATTGACTTATTATGACATCTTCACGTGATGTATCAAAATAAAGCAAATGATATCTTCGTGTGACTGAGGATGCTTCAACATGCAGGTTACATATCACTTCTTTCATTGGAAGAAAGGAACCCCTTTTGCTGATGACCAGGGAATATACAATCAATTGACCTGGTGGGAGCAAATAGACAATGGGAAACAGCTCACTCGTAACAGGAAATTCTTAACTGTGGTGCCTGTGGTGCTGTAAGTTCATGTTTCTTTTTTGTTGACGTTCACAATCTGGTTTGGAAATGCTATTATCATCATGACTTACCCCAAAAGAAGGAAAACAtgtgttttggggggggggggggagaggctGCTGAGATAATGGTTGTTCTAGGGCCACTACCACATTTTATCTTCTCACTTCTGCTGCTGGATACAGATTTCGTCATTTTAGGCTTGTTACAATGCATGATCAAAATTGTTCTTTCTGCTGTTTATATAAAGTGTAGGTGGAAGTGGAACTTGATTTCATCTTTCTATTAGTATTTCGAAATCTAGAGAGATATGGTTTCTTATTTTCTGGAGTGAAAACTATGTTAAAGCAGGTACTATCTAGTTCTACAAAATGAACCTTATGAAACTATGTTGTCCAAGCAATGACAATCATTCAACTAATCCAGAATAAAATAATTAGAAATTTAAATTGTATTCCCAATAACAGGTTTGAGTCTTCTAATTGATGTGTTGGACACTTAGTATTTTCCCAAATTGTTCAAAGATTTATAATGTCTCCATGTGTGGacattaagggtgtgtttggtatgaaggaaaatgttttccatgaAAAATGTTAATCACTCATTttttcttgtttggttggtgagtgaaaaactttttccggaaaatattttctagtgtttgtttagagagtagaaaatattttttaggaaaacttttttGAGTCTTCTAATTGATGTGTTGGACACTTAGTATTTTCCCAAATTGTTCAAAGATTTATAATGTCTCCATGTGTGGACATTAAGGGTGTGTTTGatatgaaggaaaatgttttctaTGGAAAATGTTAATCACTCATTTtctcttgtttggttggtgagtgaaaaactttttccggaaaatattttctagtgtttgtttagagagtagaaaatattttttaggaaaacttttttGAGTCTTCTAATTGATGTGTTGGACACTTAGTATTTTCCCAAATTGTTCAAAGATTTATAATGTCTCCATGTGTGGacattaagggtgtgtttggtatgaaggaaaatgttttccatggAAAATGTTAATCACTCATTTtctcttgtttggttggtgagtgaaaaattttttccggaaaatattttctagtgtttgtttagagagtagaaaatattttttaggaaaataattttttatgctactttcttcctcctcccccccctccccctccaaaATCCTCATGTTTCCTATGCTCCTCTCCCCAAACCCCAAATACTCAATGTTTTgaggactctattttcttcaagagtttaattattcttttaaaaattcacacaaacccaaagtGACTAATGTGATGTTTTACTTTTTCACGCAAAAATAACGTTGAAATTTGTGCtacataactaaaaagaaaatactatttcttaggttgaaaaagaaagtactctttctacaacattaaaaagtactcattttgttaaaatgagAGAACATACTTTTTCTAcaatataaaaagaaaatactcattttattgagatgaaagaaaatactttttactacgttattttgttgaaatgaaagaaaatactttttctacatcatgaaaagaaagtacttttttgttGAGCTTTCTACGTCATGAAAAGAAAGttctttttttgttgaaatgaaagctactacatcattttgttgaaatgaaagcaaatacttttttttttgagaaggtaacATGTTATATGTATTAAACACAAAACAGTACATGGGTTGTACTGAAACCATATATACAAGTGAGCAAAAAGAGTAAACCAGTCTACATGTCTAACAGGAACCTAATGTGTCTAAGATAGAAATAGTATCCTCTGGGTAGATCTTGTTGCACCAAATACAAAAAAGCTTAATACAGTTAATTTTGATCTCTTGCAATGTATTGTTGTTGTTCTCGAAACATCTAGAGTTCCTTTCTTTCCAAACTGTCCACCAAATACTAGCAGGGACCATTCTCCATCTGTTTTTGTTGTTTGCCCCAGCTCCAGCTGTTTTCCAACTAAAGAGAGCTTCAGTAATCTTTCCAGGCATTGTCCAAGCTATGCCTCTGAGATTAATGAAGATCTTCCATAACTGATCAGTTATCCTACAGTGCAAAAATAGGTGACCAACTATTTCCACTTCATTTTCACAAAGAAAACATCTTGAGCATAGAGTCCACTTCCTCTTGTTTAAGTTTTCATGTGTGAGCACAACTTCCTTTGTCAGTAGCCATGAGAAACATGCAACCCTATATGGTATCTTGGTGTTCCAAATATGTTTCCAGGGCCAGTTGGTGACTTGAGGAATTGGTTGGTTTATCGTTTTGTAGGCTGCATTGACACTGAATTTTCCACTGCTATGTCCCTGCCATCTCAATGTGTCATCTCCATTCTGAATTCCTGTGAAGTTGTCCAGTTGTTTGTAGAACTCAATCATTTTATTTATCTCCCAATCATTCAAGTCTCTTCTGAGTATTAGTTTCCAACCTTGAGGTGACCACATTTCCGCTATAGATCTCTGTTGGTGATGAGCTAGAGCATATATGTCAGAGCATAAATCCTTCAGAGCTCCATTTCCCATCCAATTGTCATTCCAGAATGATGTCCCGCTACCATTTAGCACTTTAATAGAGATTTGGCTTTTTAGAGCTGGCCATAATACCCTTATGTATCTCCAAAGACTAACTCCATAAGATGTGCTAACTGGTTTAGTCATCCAGTTGTCTTCTACTTCATATTTGGCTTTGATTACCTTGCTCCATAAACTTTGAGGGTCTTGAGAGTACCTCCATAGCCATTTTAGTTTAAGGGCTTTGCTGTGATTCTTCAAGTTTCTAATTCCCAATCCACCTTGCGCTTTGCTGAGAGTTACCTCTTTCCACTTGACTAGGTGATAGGCTTTTTTTTCCCTTTTGCCTTGCCACAAAAAATTCCTTCTTATGCTGTCTAGCCTCTGAATGACTCCCGCAGGAATGGAAAAAAGGGACATCATATAGGTTGGCAGTGAGTCTAATACCGAGTTAATCAGAGTGAGCCTTCAACCCATTGACAAATATTGACATTTCCATCTTGACAACTTTTTCTCACATTTCTCCAGTACATTGTTCCATATTGCAGTAGATTTTGACTTGGCCCCCAGTGGCATACCCAGATAAGTGGTAGGGATAGTCCCCACTTCTCCCTCCAGGATCAGTGCCAAATCCTCCATGTTTGTTACTTCATTGATCGGGAAGAGATGACTCTTTCTCCAATTAATGTGTAGCCCAGAAATTCCTTCGAAAAGAACCAATATAATCCTCAAAACTCTTAGTTGTTCCACTTCTGCATCACAGAAGATCAAGGTGTCATCAGCATATTGAAGATGTGTAATCTCCTGGTTGTTATGTCCATTCATGGCTACCTCAAAGGGTGGGGTGGGGATGGAGAATAGGGTGGGATAGGTTGAAGAAGAATTTTGAAAAATGTTTTCCCTTTTTTtgatagggaaaacattttcctccaattggggagtaaaatgttttccaaaacatttaaaccaaacaaacatgggaaaattgaaaaataacaCCCTAAGAGTCTGACAATTTTCGAAAATATAAGACTCTTAGGTCTCAAGGCTCAAATCTCATTGGAGACAAATAACACTAGGTTATTTCTTTTTATCTGCCTTAACCCTTAGTGGACAGAGTTATCGGGTACttgtgctggtgggaggtagcaggtacccgGTGGATTTAGTCAAGGTGTACATAAGTTGGCGCATACACCACCTTTATCAAAAAAACAAATTCTATAAATTTTGTAAAAATGTGGGAAAAGAAACTAAAATTAGAGAAGAAAAGTAACTCAATTGGAGTCTCAACAAAGGGCTCTACTTTTTAGAGAAAGCAAGTTTAGAAACAAAGTAAAAAAAGACtagaaaaggagaagaagaaagcaTTGAAACAAATCTCTTAATAAACTTAGATTTCCGTATTAATTCTTTTAGATCATTGCAATGATAATCCACAGTATGAGCAATCAAATAGTTCTACGACCCCTCTTAACAATAAAAAAAGGTTTTACAACCTTAAACTATTTGGAATATCATACCTCAAGCTATTTGGTGGACTGTCTGGCTTGAAAGAAACAATAGAATTTTTGAAGGCACATCGAGCAATATTCACAGCCTTAAACAGAGATGTATTTTTTTGTTAGCTTTTTGGTGCAATCTGGTAACTGAACATGATGTAGATGGAATGCTAGATACAATAGAGGGTTTGCACAACCTGTAATTATGCCTGATGCACTGGCTTAGTGCATAAATTTATAATATCTTTAATtacttaaataaaaaaaaaaggttttACAACCCCTCTTGATATCAGAATGCtttttagataaatatatcaCATTTCTTTTTCTCGTATGTTAGCATTGATTAGTTATTACTATTATAATCTAACTACTTTAATGGTTCATATGCCTTTTGTTTTAATGGTAGAAGAATTTGTCAACTTTTGCTTCCTGATAGTTGAGATTTACCGTTGTCACGCATCTGAGGCATGTGGAATACGAGGTGCCGACCCCATGGGTATGCAATATAGCATGCCAAGCATATAGCAGTAGAGAAACGTAGTTTGAACAAAAACTATTTTTGTGTATATATGAGCAAAAGAAGATGTCAAAGTTACTTCTTTTCCCATCTAAGACGCACGAGATGATTTTAGCCCAAAATATTGGTCTTTGGTATTTCAGCAGATTGCTAATGTTAAGTGAGAATTCGGGGGATGCTTTCTGCAACTCGCTGTAGTTctaattttccttttcttttctagaTGACATTTTACTTGTGAAATTTGATAGCCAACTTGTTCTACTGGCAGGTACTTGATAGCCTCACATACAACTGATTACCAACATCCAATGCTCTTCTTCAATACCATTGCTGTGATGGTGCTGGTTATTGCCAAGTTCCCCAATATGCACAAGGTCCGAATCTTCGGAATTAATGGGGATCCGTGAATGgttcttttttattttcagttTGTTGTTTTGCAAGATCTAAGCTTTTTCATCCTCCTGCCTGCGTAAAGCTCGTCTCTGTATAGAAGTCAGGACAGTAAAGAGTACTTTGCTTCTTTAGTGCTAGTGCTTCTCTAGATAATATACTGGAGCAATAAATGTAACAAGTTTTCTGTACAGTGTAATTTTACCTTGTAATGTTACATGAGAATACCATAATTAGTTCAATCCATTATACTATAATGTTTGATATACTACCATTTTAATATCTTTTTTGAGCTTTTGTGGTGGGAAACTAATGACATTTTGACACCATGACAATTGCTCTCACTTCGGAACAAGAATCATGTTTATTTCTCTACTCTTGTAAAAATGCAGCATTTGAAAATGAACTCCaacattatatatttgaattttgaAGTAAATTCTTCAGTGCCTTGAATGGAATACGTCTACCATCTGCTTATGCTGCGGCAACGTCTACCATCTACTTAATCATAGGCTCTGAGTGGTAGGATTATTTTCAGTTCAAATTTATTCTGCAGAACTCGCTTTTCAGGAGTTTAATTCTTATATTGATATGAAATATTGAATACGACACACTAGGTGTAGTACGTAATTTTTAAATCTTCAAATTATGTTTTAGAAAAAACTATGGAAAACTTACCTTGATGTTGATTTGTTGAATTGTTGAATTGGTCACATAAATTCCAACAGTTGAATGCTTCACATAAAGAAGCTAATAACGGACCTATATCTCTGAGACCCAACCTACAAGGATGGAAGTTCGATCTATCTTCAAATATTTCAAAATCAATTTAAATTCTTACACATTAACCgcgtatttttttttaaaacactaTCAGCTTATGTAAAAGACAAGCTATAAGTAATTTATTTAGTAAACGTGATATTATAACTTTTTTTTGCTTGAAATAATAACTTTAAAAACGTAGTACGTCGTAATCGGTTAACTCTGCAGTCTGCACTaatactataaaattttgcataCGTGTATAATTAAATCATTTTTAAACGGTCACTCCTACAATAGTCGGGTATGTTAGGAACTGACAGAAAAGgttattaattaaaagaaaaaggatTAGGTATTGGTTGTGGCAGCAGGTAGGTTCCTTTTTGTTTAAAAATTACAATTTGCTTAGTGGCGTTGTTaaatactactattattattattagtatttcAATCAATGTTAGACCAAAGAACTTCAATTGTTTTCATTGTCTTTTAATAATAGATGAACTACTTGTATAATTTCAAACTACTACCGGTAAGACGGTCGCCCTTTACACATAGGCGGAACCAGAATTTGAAAATTAAGTCTTATCACTGAACCCTAACTCGTTGTAGTTACTGGATCCgcaattaaatatttttacttatttaattaattttttaatacaaatacaaggtttaagcaaaagctactgggttcCGAACCCGTAGCTACTACACTACCTCCGCCCCTGCCTTTACATATCATTGCAAGCTAGCTATGGCTCTCACTATAGTACTTGATAAGTTTTCCAGAGAGAAATTAATCCATATTCTTGAACTTGATGGACGAAAGATTGTACGTAACTAAGTTGGAGTTGTAACTTAATATTGCAACGTCACTAGCACCATATATATATACTTGTTCGCCTTTCTCCTATTTACGGTTCACCCCTAATAAATttgtttaaaagaagaaaaaaaaaaggggcTCCTAATACATACTGCATGACCACCCAATACATGCACCATGTGCGTGAAAGTTCATTAATATATTTAACTTTGCAACGTTATGATGTGTTTTTAAAAATAGTACGTGTGCATTAAATTGATAACTAAGTTCTATATATGCATTGATGGTGTAAAATCCTTTACACCATTAAGTTATTTAGCTAAAAATTGGTTATAGGTAATTGTTATTGAGTGTTGTGTATTTATATGGATTGATAATCTAGAACAAAAATTTGCAATATGTCAGAAACGATAAACTTATATATAGTGTAAAATTGTTTACTACGTTAGTATGTATTATAAGTTAAATTGATATGTTGCATGCCTTCATAGTTGCAGAAACAAACGACATTATGTGCTTCAATCACCACAAAATAAAAGAATATGAGTGCTTCATTGTAAAAATTAATAACAAAGACGTGATGAAAAGATGACAGTCAAAACAATAACAAACTCTTTAAATACATACGGTTCTAGTTTTCATATATCCactgataatttttttttacactAGATCATTTAAAAGTTTGCGATAATTGTATAATGAAAATCTCAATGTCATTGTCACG contains:
- the LOC104101610 gene encoding uncharacterized protein, producing the protein MANLYVKAVPPADLNRNTDWFMYPGVWTTYILILFFSWLLVLSLFGCSPGIAWTVVNLGHFLVTYHFFHWKKGTPFADDQGIYNQLTWWEQIDNGKQLTRNRKFLTVVPVVLYLIASHTTDYQHPMLFFNTIAVMVLVIAKFPNMHKVRIFGINGDP